The Streptomyces sp. CC0208 genome window below encodes:
- a CDS encoding ABC transporter ATP-binding protein encodes MTELSKTGAALGEPAPGNAPDAFLAVRDLKVHFPTDDGLVKSVDGLSFQVEKGKTLCIVGESGSGKSVTSLAIMGLHRLGAQGKHVQMSGEIWLDGKELVSADPDEVRRLRGREMAMIFQDPLSAMHPYYTIGNQIVEAYRVHHDVSKKVARKRAIEMLDRVGIPEPAKRVDGYPHEFSGGMRQRAMIAMALVNNPELLIADEPTTALDVTVQAQILDLIRDLQKEFGSAVVLITHDLGVVAEIADDVLVMYGGRCVERGSVDDVFERPQHPYTWGLLGSMPRIDRETSERLIPVKGQPPSLINVPSGCAFHPRCPYADIPKGDVTRTVRPELQQVGGGHFSACHLSPEDRTRIWTEEIAPKL; translated from the coding sequence GTGACCGAACTCTCCAAGACCGGTGCCGCCCTGGGCGAGCCGGCTCCGGGGAACGCCCCCGACGCCTTCCTCGCGGTCCGCGATCTCAAGGTGCACTTCCCGACCGACGACGGACTGGTCAAGTCCGTGGACGGGCTCAGCTTCCAGGTGGAGAAGGGCAAGACCCTCTGCATCGTGGGCGAGTCGGGCTCCGGCAAGTCCGTCACCTCGCTGGCGATCATGGGCCTGCACCGGCTCGGGGCGCAGGGCAAGCACGTGCAGATGTCCGGCGAGATCTGGCTGGACGGCAAGGAGCTGGTCTCCGCCGACCCGGACGAGGTGCGTCGGCTGCGCGGCCGCGAGATGGCGATGATCTTCCAGGACCCGCTGTCCGCGATGCACCCGTACTACACGATCGGTAACCAGATCGTGGAGGCGTACCGGGTCCACCACGACGTCAGCAAGAAGGTCGCGCGCAAGCGGGCGATAGAGATGCTCGACCGGGTCGGCATCCCCGAGCCGGCCAAGCGCGTGGACGGTTATCCGCACGAGTTCTCCGGCGGTATGCGCCAGCGCGCGATGATCGCCATGGCGCTCGTCAACAACCCCGAGCTGCTGATCGCGGACGAGCCGACGACCGCCCTGGACGTCACCGTCCAGGCGCAGATCCTCGACCTGATCCGGGACCTGCAGAAGGAGTTCGGCTCCGCGGTCGTCCTCATCACCCACGACCTGGGTGTGGTCGCCGAGATCGCCGACGACGTCCTCGTGATGTACGGCGGCCGGTGCGTGGAGCGCGGCAGCGTCGACGACGTCTTCGAGCGCCCGCAGCACCCGTACACCTGGGGTCTGCTGGGCTCGATGCCGCGCATCGACCGGGAGACCTCCGAGCGGCTCATCCCCGTCAAGGGCCAGCCGCCGAGCCTCATCAACGTCCCCTCGGGCTGCGCCTTCCACCCCCGCTGCCCGTACGCGGACATCCCCAAGGGCGATGTCACCCGTACCGTGCGCCCGGAGCTCCAGCAGGTCGGCGGCGGACACTTCTCCGCGTGCCACCTCTCGCCGGAGGACCGCACGCGGATCTGGACCGAAGAGATTGCGCCGAAGCTGTGA
- a CDS encoding ABC transporter permease: MISYILRRTFAAVILLLVVTAVTFAIFFLLPRMAGQTADQLAQQYIGKSPTKADIAAVKQNLGLDEPLYAQYWHFIKGIVSGATYNLGPTTAHCDAPCFGYSFKNHQAVWPQLTSRIPVTVSLAAGAAVMWLVSGVVIGVISALKPRSFFDRTFMGVALAGVSLPMFFTGNLALLLFTYQWPIFGRTYVPFTENPAQWANTLFPAWCSLALLYSAIYARLTRSGMMETMNEDFIRTARAKGLRERNVVARHGLRAALTPIITVFGMDLGLLLGGAVITETVFSLPGIGQYAVQGITDNDLPPILGVTLLAAVFVVIANLLVDLLYAAADPRVRLS; encoded by the coding sequence GTGATCTCGTACATCCTCCGTCGGACGTTCGCGGCAGTGATCCTGCTGCTGGTCGTCACCGCGGTCACCTTCGCGATCTTCTTCCTGCTGCCGCGGATGGCCGGCCAGACCGCCGACCAGCTCGCGCAGCAGTACATCGGAAAGAGTCCGACGAAGGCAGACATCGCCGCGGTCAAGCAGAACCTCGGTCTGGACGAACCCCTCTACGCCCAGTACTGGCACTTCATCAAGGGGATCGTGTCCGGCGCCACCTACAACCTGGGCCCCACGACGGCGCACTGTGACGCGCCGTGCTTCGGCTACTCCTTCAAGAACCACCAGGCGGTCTGGCCGCAGCTCACCTCCCGCATTCCGGTGACCGTCTCGCTGGCCGCCGGCGCTGCCGTGATGTGGCTGGTGTCCGGTGTCGTGATCGGTGTGATCTCGGCCCTCAAGCCCCGCAGCTTCTTCGACCGCACCTTCATGGGCGTCGCGCTCGCCGGTGTCTCGCTGCCCATGTTCTTCACGGGCAACCTGGCGCTGCTGCTCTTCACCTACCAGTGGCCGATCTTCGGGCGGACCTATGTGCCGTTCACCGAGAATCCGGCCCAGTGGGCCAACACGCTCTTCCCGGCCTGGTGCTCGCTCGCCCTGCTGTACTCCGCCATCTACGCGCGGCTGACCCGCTCGGGCATGATGGAGACGATGAACGAGGACTTCATCCGCACGGCCCGCGCCAAGGGCCTGCGAGAGCGCAACGTCGTCGCCCGGCACGGGCTGCGCGCCGCGCTGACCCCGATCATCACCGTGTTCGGCATGGACCTGGGCCTGCTGCTCGGCGGCGCCGTGATCACCGAGACCGTGTTCTCGCTGCCCGGCATCGGCCAGTACGCGGTGCAGGGCATCACCGACAACGACCTGCCCCCGATCCTCGGCGTCACCCTGCTCGCCGCCGTCTTCGTCGTGATCGCAAATCTCCTGGTGGACCTCTTGTACGCCGCCGCCGACCCGCGGGTGAGGCTCTCGTGA
- a CDS encoding enhanced serine sensitivity protein SseB, whose protein sequence is MDFPADLPADFPAHSAHPHPHGGWPGNELEEVLSASLGMPSAGGRIIEVLGRSFVWIPLPNGGGPHSGPLDLPTLEIGGQAFVPVFSSEEQFRQVVGSHLSYTIAPAVEFARGLPPHVGIAVNPDGVVGVPLPPAAVADLCRVGRTPLDGPNTGGRVKLYEPDWQDDPVDFLAAASAEFAATGVVLTARRCLAAIETADPVMFVGVELSQWEGDLRTLPMDALGRALGQTPVRWPVNLVLLDVADDPVGHWMRGQVRPFYTQG, encoded by the coding sequence ATGGACTTCCCAGCGGATCTTCCCGCGGACTTCCCGGCGCACTCGGCACACCCCCATCCGCACGGCGGCTGGCCCGGCAACGAGCTGGAGGAGGTGCTCTCGGCCTCCCTCGGCATGCCCTCCGCGGGCGGCCGGATCATCGAGGTGCTCGGCCGCAGCTTCGTCTGGATCCCGCTGCCGAACGGCGGCGGCCCGCACAGCGGCCCCCTCGACCTGCCCACCCTGGAGATCGGGGGCCAGGCGTTCGTCCCGGTCTTCAGCTCCGAGGAGCAGTTCCGCCAGGTCGTCGGCAGCCATCTGTCGTACACCATCGCCCCGGCGGTCGAGTTCGCCCGCGGCCTGCCCCCGCACGTGGGCATCGCGGTGAACCCGGACGGCGTGGTCGGAGTCCCGCTGCCGCCCGCCGCCGTCGCCGACCTCTGCCGGGTGGGCCGGACCCCGCTGGACGGGCCCAACACCGGCGGCCGGGTCAAGCTCTACGAGCCGGACTGGCAGGACGACCCGGTCGACTTCCTGGCAGCCGCGTCCGCCGAGTTCGCGGCCACGGGCGTGGTCCTGACGGCCCGCCGCTGCCTGGCCGCCATCGAGACGGCCGACCCGGTCATGTTCGTGGGCGTGGAACTCTCCCAGTGGGAGGGCGACCTGCGCACCCTGCCGATGGACGCCCTCGGCCGGGCCCTCGGGCAGACCCCGGTGCGCTGGCCGGTCAACCTGGTCCTGCTGGACGTGGCGGACGACCCGGTGGGCCACTGGATGCGGGGCCAGGTACGGCCCTTCTACACACAGGGCTAG
- a CDS encoding enhanced serine sensitivity protein SseB C-terminal domain-containing protein, protein MSASGTATGTVEHMLRQVTPGRYDAYEALLRALATPNNGQIWMLLWHGQSGSPDAQYGNMEVDGYGYAPCVTSAQELSASGWNRSYEVVDGLDVARTLYPDHYGLWLNPHAPGGGVGIPWLDLRRIATGLERQPAGPLRLTEPGIEIPQFYALLVQNAHRTPAVRSLRRAWVQPALGAPYLAIGLDVYDTSPSAVDSVRAMMQQSIGAVPEGLPVSTVAMSDEYDPVALWMRAGARPFYDREAHGSPAQAPAAGYGYPPARGGY, encoded by the coding sequence GTGAGCGCCAGCGGCACCGCGACCGGCACGGTCGAGCACATGCTGCGCCAGGTGACCCCCGGGCGCTACGACGCCTACGAGGCGCTGCTGCGCGCTCTCGCGACCCCGAACAACGGCCAGATCTGGATGCTCCTGTGGCACGGCCAGTCCGGCTCCCCGGACGCCCAGTACGGAAACATGGAGGTCGACGGCTACGGCTACGCCCCCTGTGTGACCTCGGCGCAGGAGCTGAGCGCCAGCGGCTGGAACCGTTCGTACGAGGTGGTCGACGGCCTCGACGTGGCCCGCACGCTCTATCCCGACCACTACGGCCTCTGGCTCAACCCGCACGCCCCCGGCGGCGGCGTCGGCATCCCCTGGCTCGACCTGCGCCGCATCGCGACCGGCCTGGAGCGCCAGCCCGCGGGACCGCTCAGGCTCACCGAACCCGGCATCGAGATCCCCCAGTTCTACGCCCTGCTCGTGCAGAACGCGCACCGCACCCCGGCGGTCCGCTCGCTGCGCCGCGCCTGGGTGCAGCCGGCGCTCGGGGCGCCGTACCTCGCCATCGGCCTGGACGTGTACGACACCAGTCCCTCGGCCGTGGACTCGGTGCGCGCGATGATGCAGCAGTCCATCGGCGCGGTGCCGGAGGGGCTGCCGGTGTCGACCGTGGCGATGTCCGACGAGTACGACCCGGTGGCCCTGTGGATGCGCGCCGGCGCCCGTCCGTTCTACGACCGCGAGGCCCACGGATCCCCCGCCCAGGCACCGGCGGCCGGGTACGGCTACCCGCCCGCCCGTGGTGGTTACTGA
- a CDS encoding AAA family ATPase, which produces MTVNRTTAYATTSALALPEQPAAPAVEARGARPVVRDLRDRAGRSPHALLFGPGDLVVITGLPGSGKSTLMKRAVTGIGVDSQDTRDRWDARLSRLLPYALYRPLVRLAHYAGLRRALRSGEGVVVHDCGTQAWVRGWLAREARRRGGTLHLLLLDVTADTALEGQRERGREVSRYAFLRHRGAAARLIRSVERGDLPQGCGSAVLIDREAADVLRRIGFTG; this is translated from the coding sequence ATGACGGTGAACAGGACCACGGCGTACGCGACGACCTCGGCCCTCGCGCTGCCGGAGCAGCCCGCGGCCCCGGCCGTCGAGGCCCGCGGCGCCCGCCCGGTCGTCCGTGACCTGCGCGACCGCGCCGGCCGCAGCCCGCACGCCCTGCTCTTCGGCCCCGGCGACCTCGTCGTCATCACCGGCCTGCCCGGCAGCGGCAAGTCCACGCTGATGAAGCGCGCGGTCACGGGGATCGGAGTCGACTCCCAGGACACCCGTGACCGCTGGGACGCCCGGCTCTCCCGCCTACTGCCGTACGCCCTCTACCGCCCGCTGGTCCGGCTCGCGCACTACGCCGGACTGCGCCGCGCCCTGCGCTCCGGCGAGGGAGTCGTGGTGCACGACTGCGGGACGCAGGCCTGGGTGCGGGGCTGGCTGGCCCGCGAGGCCCGGCGCCGGGGCGGCACCCTGCACCTGCTGCTGCTCGACGTCACGGCGGACACCGCGCTGGAGGGCCAGCGCGAGCGCGGCCGGGAGGTCTCGCGGTATGCCTTCCTGCGGCACCGGGGGGCCGCCGCGCGGCTGATCCGCTCCGTGGAGCGCGGCGATCTGCCCCAGGGCTGCGGCTCGGCGGTGCTGATCGACCGGGAGGCGGCGGACGTCCTGCGGCGGATCGGGTTCACGGGCTGA
- the glyA gene encoding serine hydroxymethyltransferase produces MSALNTPLHELDPEIAAAVDAELVRQQSTLEMIASENFAPLAVMEAQGSVLTNKYAEGYPGRRYYGGCEHVDVAEQIAIDRVKELFGAEYANVQPHSGASANQAALFALAQPGDTILGLDLAHGGHLTHGMRLNFSGKQFNVVAYHVDESGLVDMAELEKLAREHRPKVIIAGWSAYPRQLDFAEFRRIADEVEAYLWVDMAHFAGLVAAGLHPNPVEHADVVTSTTHKTLGGPRGGIILAKQEFAKKLNSSVFPGFQGGPLEHVIAAKAVSFKVAASEEFKERQRRTVDGARILAERLTADDAREAGVNVLSGGTDVHLILVDLRESELDGRQAEDRLHEVGITVNRNAVPNDPRPPMVTSGLRIGTPALATRGFTAEDFAEVADVIAETLKPSYDVESLKARVKALADKHPLYPGLNK; encoded by the coding sequence ATGTCCGCACTGAACACGCCCCTGCACGAGCTCGACCCGGAGATCGCGGCCGCGGTCGACGCCGAGCTGGTCAGGCAGCAGTCCACCCTCGAGATGATCGCCTCGGAGAACTTCGCTCCGCTCGCGGTCATGGAGGCCCAGGGCTCGGTCCTCACCAACAAGTACGCCGAGGGCTACCCGGGCCGCCGCTACTACGGCGGCTGCGAGCACGTCGACGTGGCCGAGCAGATCGCGATCGACCGGGTCAAGGAGCTGTTCGGCGCCGAGTACGCCAACGTGCAGCCCCACTCCGGTGCCTCCGCGAACCAGGCCGCCCTGTTCGCGCTGGCCCAGCCGGGCGACACCATCCTCGGTCTCGACCTCGCGCACGGTGGTCACCTGACCCACGGGATGCGGCTGAACTTCTCCGGCAAGCAGTTCAATGTCGTCGCCTACCACGTGGACGAGTCGGGTCTCGTCGACATGGCCGAGCTGGAGAAGCTCGCGCGCGAGCACCGGCCGAAGGTGATCATCGCGGGCTGGTCCGCCTACCCGCGGCAGCTGGACTTCGCGGAGTTCCGCCGGATCGCCGACGAGGTCGAGGCGTACCTGTGGGTCGACATGGCCCACTTCGCCGGTCTGGTCGCGGCCGGGCTGCACCCGAACCCCGTCGAGCACGCCGACGTGGTCACCTCCACCACCCACAAGACGCTGGGCGGACCGCGCGGCGGGATCATCCTCGCCAAGCAGGAGTTCGCGAAGAAGCTGAACTCCTCCGTGTTCCCGGGCTTCCAGGGCGGTCCCCTGGAGCACGTGATCGCGGCGAAGGCGGTGTCCTTCAAGGTCGCGGCCTCCGAGGAGTTCAAGGAGCGCCAGCGGCGTACGGTGGACGGTGCGCGCATCCTCGCCGAGCGTCTGACGGCCGACGACGCCCGGGAGGCCGGGGTCAACGTGCTCTCCGGCGGCACCGACGTCCACCTCATCCTCGTCGACCTGCGCGAGTCCGAGCTGGACGGCAGGCAGGCCGAGGACCGTCTCCACGAGGTCGGCATCACGGTCAACCGCAACGCCGTCCCGAACGACCCGCGCCCGCCGATGGTGACGTCGGGCCTCAGGATCGGCACGCCCGCCCTGGCCACCCGCGGCTTCACGGCCGAGGACTTCGCCGAGGTCGCGGACGTCATCGCCGAGACCCTGAAGCCGTCGTACGACGTGGAGTCGCTGAAGGCCCGGGTCAAGGCCCTGGCGGACAAGCACCCGCTGTACCCCGGCCTGAACAAGTAG
- a CDS encoding ABC transporter permease, whose amino-acid sequence MTAPIETTGAQAEAQPEAVLVGAAKGQIEGRSLGQIAWSRFKKDKVAVVGGVIVILLILLAVLSRPIQAMFGLDPNALHQDLIDPNTSLPKGDFGGMSWSHPLGVEPKFGRDIATRILEGSWVSLVVAFGATILSNTIGAVLGVVAGYYGGRVDTIISRLMDTFLAFPLLLFAIAISATLQGGAFGLEGLPLHISVLIFVIGFFNWPYLGRIVRGQTLALREREFVDASRGMGARGPYILFRELLPNLVGPIIVYSTLLIPTNILFEASLSFLGVGIQPPQASWGGMINQAVTYYQVDPQFMIVPGLAIFVTVLAFNLLGDGLRDALDPRSR is encoded by the coding sequence GTGACCGCACCGATCGAGACCACCGGGGCGCAGGCCGAGGCGCAGCCGGAGGCTGTCCTCGTCGGCGCCGCAAAGGGGCAGATCGAGGGCCGTTCCCTGGGGCAGATCGCCTGGTCCCGGTTCAAGAAGGACAAGGTGGCGGTCGTTGGTGGCGTGATCGTCATCCTGCTGATCCTGCTCGCGGTGCTCTCCCGGCCCATTCAGGCCATGTTCGGGCTGGACCCGAACGCCCTGCACCAGGATCTGATCGACCCGAACACCTCGCTGCCCAAGGGCGACTTCGGCGGCATGAGCTGGTCGCACCCGCTCGGTGTGGAGCCGAAGTTCGGCCGCGACATCGCGACCCGCATCCTCGAGGGCTCCTGGGTCTCGCTGGTCGTCGCCTTCGGCGCCACGATCCTGTCCAACACGATCGGCGCCGTGCTCGGCGTGGTCGCCGGCTACTACGGCGGCCGGGTCGACACGATCATCAGCCGGCTGATGGACACCTTCCTGGCGTTCCCCCTCCTGCTGTTCGCCATCGCCATCTCGGCCACGCTCCAGGGCGGCGCCTTCGGCCTGGAGGGTCTGCCGCTGCACATCAGCGTGCTGATCTTCGTCATCGGCTTCTTCAACTGGCCCTACCTGGGCCGCATCGTGCGCGGCCAGACCCTGGCCCTGCGCGAGCGGGAGTTCGTCGACGCCTCGCGCGGGATGGGGGCCAGGGGGCCGTACATCCTGTTCCGGGAGCTGCTGCCGAACCTCGTCGGCCCGATCATCGTCTACTCGACGCTGCTCATCCCGACCAACATCCTCTTCGAGGCGTCGCTGAGCTTCCTCGGCGTCGGCATCCAGCCCCCGCAGGCGTCCTGGGGCGGCATGATCAACCAGGCGGTCACCTACTACCAGGTCGACCCGCAGTTCATGATCGTGCCTGGTCTGGCCATCTTCGTGACCGTCCTGGCATTCAACCTGCTCGGCGACGGTCTCCGCGACGCTCTCGACCCGCGCAGCCGCTGA
- the gcvT gene encoding glycine cleavage system aminomethyltransferase GcvT, with protein sequence MSSSEPRLTALDALHRSLGATMTDFAGWDMPLRYGSERDEHNAVRTQAGLFDLSHMGEITVTGPQAAQLLNFALVGNIASVGVGRARYTMICQADGGILDDLIVYRLGETEYMVVANASNAQVVLDALTERAAGFDAEVRDDRDAYALIAVQGPQSPGILASLTDADLDGLKYYAGLPGTVAGVPALIARTGYTGEDGFELFVKPEHAVELWQALTKAGEGVGLVPCGLSCRDTLRLEAGMPLYGHELSRELTPFDAGLGRVVKFEKDGDFVGREALQRAAERAAAAPPRVLVGLVAEGRRVPRAGYAVVAGGEVIGEVTSGAPSPTLGRPIAMAYVDAAHATPGTTGVGVDIRGSHEPYEVVALPFYKRQK encoded by the coding sequence ATGAGCAGTTCTGAACCCCGTCTCACCGCACTCGACGCCCTGCACCGCTCGCTCGGTGCGACCATGACCGACTTCGCCGGCTGGGACATGCCCCTGCGGTACGGCTCCGAGCGCGACGAACACAACGCGGTACGCACGCAAGCCGGGCTCTTCGACCTCTCCCACATGGGCGAGATCACCGTGACCGGACCGCAGGCCGCACAGCTGCTGAACTTCGCCCTCGTCGGCAACATCGCCTCCGTCGGCGTCGGCCGGGCCCGCTACACCATGATCTGCCAGGCCGACGGCGGCATCCTGGACGACCTGATCGTCTACCGGCTCGGCGAGACCGAGTACATGGTGGTCGCCAACGCCTCCAACGCCCAGGTCGTGCTCGACGCACTGACCGAGCGCGCGGCCGGCTTCGACGCCGAGGTGCGTGACGACCGGGACGCCTACGCGCTGATCGCCGTACAGGGGCCTCAGTCCCCCGGGATCCTCGCGTCCCTGACCGACGCGGACCTCGACGGCCTCAAGTACTACGCCGGTCTGCCGGGCACGGTCGCCGGGGTGCCGGCGCTGATCGCGCGCACCGGGTACACCGGTGAGGACGGCTTCGAGCTGTTCGTGAAGCCGGAGCACGCGGTCGAACTGTGGCAGGCGCTGACCAAGGCCGGCGAGGGCGTCGGGCTCGTCCCGTGCGGACTGTCCTGCCGGGACACGCTGCGCCTGGAAGCGGGCATGCCGCTGTACGGGCACGAGCTCTCGCGGGAGCTGACGCCCTTCGACGCCGGGCTCGGCCGGGTCGTGAAGTTCGAGAAGGACGGGGACTTCGTCGGGCGGGAGGCGCTCCAGCGGGCCGCCGAGCGCGCCGCCGCCGCGCCGCCGCGCGTCCTCGTCGGCCTGGTCGCCGAGGGGCGTCGCGTCCCGCGTGCCGGGTACGCGGTCGTCGCGGGCGGCGAGGTGATCGGCGAGGTCACCTCCGGCGCCCCCTCCCCCACCCTGGGCAGGCCGATCGCGATGGCGTACGTCGACGCCGCGCACGCGACGCCCGGCACGACCGGTGTCGGTGTGGACATCCGGGGCAGCCACGAGCCGTACGAGGTCGTGGCGCTGCCGTTCTACAAGCGCCAGAAGTAG
- a CDS encoding ABC transporter substrate-binding protein: MRRSALAAVAAIGSASLLLSACSKADDNGGDGNKSAGANAATKGVVNASSQKGGTVTYELSDVPDSFDPGNTYYAYMYNLSRLFARPLMTFKPGAGEEGNTLVPDLAEKAGEPSDGGKTWTYKIRSGLKFQDGTPITSKDVKYAVERSNFARDVLSLGPNYFQQFMEGGKAYKGPYKDKSAEGLKSIETPDDTTIVFKLNRPFQEFDYLVATPQTAPVPKAKDTGIDYVKSIVSSGSYKFQSYDEGKQAVLVKNENWDPKTDPLRKQYPDKIVVKLKVNPETIDQDVQAGDAIDLGGTGVQAATQAKVVNSADLKANTDNTYGGRLVYLAINNQVAPFDKVECRKAVEYAIDKVSVQTAEGGPIRGDIATTVLPPDITGYQKADVYATDGNKGDVAKAKEQLKACGKTTINTNISARSDRPQEIDAATAIIASLKKVGINASLKQYPSGKYFTDYAGVPTFDKKQNIGLHMMQWGADWNSGYGFLQQILHGDAIGTSGNTNLSYLNDKQVNEMLEKAIATEDDTTRNGLYGQIDKRAMDLAALVPLTYFKVLLYRPSGYTNLVSTAAFSGQYDYLNIGTTKK, from the coding sequence ATGCGAAGGTCAGCGCTGGCCGCAGTGGCGGCCATCGGCAGTGCGAGCCTGTTGCTCTCGGCTTGCAGCAAGGCCGATGACAACGGTGGAGACGGGAACAAGTCGGCTGGGGCCAACGCAGCGACCAAGGGTGTCGTCAACGCCTCCTCCCAGAAGGGTGGGACGGTCACGTACGAGTTGTCGGACGTGCCGGACTCCTTCGACCCCGGCAACACGTACTACGCCTACATGTACAACCTCAGCCGGCTGTTCGCCCGCCCGCTGATGACCTTCAAGCCCGGCGCGGGCGAGGAGGGCAACACGCTGGTTCCGGACCTCGCCGAGAAGGCGGGCGAGCCGAGCGACGGCGGCAAGACCTGGACGTACAAGATCCGCTCCGGCCTGAAGTTCCAGGACGGCACGCCGATCACCTCGAAGGACGTCAAGTACGCCGTCGAGCGCTCCAACTTCGCGCGTGACGTGCTCTCCCTCGGCCCGAACTACTTCCAGCAGTTCATGGAGGGCGGCAAGGCGTACAAGGGCCCGTACAAGGACAAGAGCGCCGAGGGCCTGAAGTCCATCGAGACGCCGGACGACACCACGATCGTCTTCAAGCTCAACCGTCCCTTCCAGGAGTTCGACTACCTGGTCGCGACGCCGCAGACGGCTCCGGTGCCGAAGGCCAAGGACACCGGCATCGACTACGTCAAGAGCATCGTGTCCTCGGGCTCGTACAAGTTCCAGAGCTACGACGAGGGCAAGCAGGCCGTCCTCGTCAAGAACGAGAACTGGGACCCGAAGACCGACCCGCTGCGCAAGCAGTACCCGGACAAGATCGTCGTCAAGCTGAAGGTCAACCCGGAGACCATCGACCAGGACGTCCAGGCCGGTGACGCGATCGACCTCGGCGGTACCGGTGTCCAGGCCGCGACCCAGGCGAAGGTCGTCAACAGCGCCGACCTGAAGGCCAACACGGACAACACCTACGGTGGCCGTCTGGTCTACCTGGCGATCAACAACCAGGTCGCGCCGTTCGACAAGGTCGAGTGCCGCAAGGCCGTCGAGTACGCCATCGACAAGGTCTCCGTGCAGACCGCCGAGGGCGGCCCGATCCGCGGTGACATCGCCACGACCGTCCTGCCGCCGGACATCACCGGCTACCAGAAGGCCGACGTCTACGCGACCGACGGCAACAAGGGTGACGTCGCCAAGGCCAAGGAGCAGCTGAAGGCCTGCGGCAAGACGACGATCAACACCAACATCTCGGCGCGCAGCGACCGCCCGCAGGAGATCGACGCGGCCACCGCGATCATCGCCTCGCTGAAGAAGGTCGGCATCAACGCCAGCCTGAAGCAGTACCCGTCGGGCAAGTACTTCACCGACTACGCGGGTGTGCCGACGTTCGACAAGAAGCAGAACATCGGCCTGCACATGATGCAGTGGGGTGCCGACTGGAACTCCGGCTACGGCTTCCTGCAGCAGATCCTGCACGGTGACGCGATCGGCACGTCCGGCAACACCAACCTCTCGTACCTGAACGACAAGCAGGTCAACGAGATGCTGGAGAAGGCCATCGCCACCGAGGACGACACCACCCGCAACGGCCTGTACGGGCAGATCGACAAGCGCGCCATGGACCTGGCGGCGCTCGTCCCGCTGACCTACTTCAAGGTCCTGCTGTACCGCCCGTCCGGCTACACCAACCTGGTGTCCACGGCGGCCTTCAGCGGTCAGTACGACTACCTCAACATCGGCACGACCAAGAAGTAG
- the gcvH gene encoding glycine cleavage system protein GcvH, with product MSNPQQLRYSKEHEWLSGAEDGVSTVGITEHAANALGDVVFVQLPEVGDTVTAGETCGELESTKSVSDLYSPVSGEVTEVNEDVVSDPALVNSAPFEGGWLFKVRVAEEPADLLSADEYTAFSAG from the coding sequence ATGAGCAACCCCCAGCAGCTGCGTTACAGCAAGGAGCACGAGTGGCTGTCGGGCGCCGAGGACGGCGTCTCGACGGTCGGCATCACGGAGCACGCGGCCAACGCGCTCGGCGATGTCGTCTTCGTCCAGCTCCCGGAGGTCGGTGACACGGTGACCGCGGGCGAGACCTGCGGCGAGCTGGAGTCGACCAAGTCGGTGTCCGACCTGTACTCCCCCGTCTCCGGTGAGGTCACCGAGGTCAACGAGGACGTCGTGAGCGACCCGGCGCTGGTGAACTCCGCCCCCTTCGAGGGCGGCTGGCTGTTCAAGGTACGCGTCGCGGAGGAGCCGGCCGACCTGCTCTCCGCCGACGAGTACACCGCCTTTTCCGCCGGCTGA